In the Sandaracinus amylolyticus genome, GTCGATCGCGCCACGCGAGACCACCGACTGCGCAGAGGTGCGCGCGAAATTCGAGTGACGCGCATTATTCGGATCGTCACGGTTTCGTTTCGTGCATTCTGATGCTGTCCCGTGCTCGCGACGGGTGTTCGGCGAGGGGATCCGAACCGTCGGACACGCTGGGCAGAGGTGTTTCCAGTGATCCGACTCTCGACGGCCCGAACGATCGGCTCGTTGTTGTGCATCGCTGCGCTCGCGGGGTGCGGAGCTTCCGAAGACGACGGGCGCGACATCCCGGAGTGGATGGGCGCCGAGCCGCATTTCGAAGCCGTCGGGTTCCTGCACGGCGAAGAGCTCGACATCTCGATGGGGGCGAGCGCCGCCGACGTGACGCAGCTCTATTGCACCCGCGAGTACACCGTTCCGCAGGCCGCCGACGGCACGCCTCGGTACGATCAGGGCCGGCTCACCGAGCTGAAGATCAACGCCTTCGTCGAGGTCGACGGAGAGCGCCGTCAGATCGAGCTCGAGCTCAAGCGCCACGATTTCCAGGCCGACGAAGTCGGCGACGAGACTGCGATCATCCCGCGCTCCGAGCTCGAAGATCCCGGCCCGGCCGAGATGTGGCTCGAGTGGGAGTGGCACGACGAGACCGACGCCACGACCTACGAGGCGGCGGGACAGACCGGCACTGCGACGCTCGAGCTCTACGAGGGCCAGCCCGACGAGACCGGGCTCGTCATTCCCGACGGCATGGGCGCGATCGGCGTGCACTGGACCGCGCGCTGGTCGGAGACCGAGGAGATCCGTGGCTCGTTCACCGTCCCCTGCACGACGAGCGTCGTCGAAATTGCCGCGCTGTAGTCGGCTCCTCGTCGCCGCGAGCGCGCTGCTCGGCGCGTGTGTGGCGCCATTCGAGACGCGCTCGGCATACGAGGATCAGGTCTACCTCTGTGACGATCCCGATGCGTTCGACGCGCGGGTGGAGGCCTGCCGCGCGGCACGCGCGCGCGGTGAGCGCTGCGGCGGCGTGATCAGCGTGCGTGGCAGTCTCCAAGCGACCGACATCGTCGTCGAGTCGGACATGACGAGCTCGCTGATCCGACTGCAACAGAGTGACGGGACTCTGCTGCTCGACGAGATCGAGGCGACGGGATCGACTCCGTACTTCTTCCTGACGCTGCAGATGAAGAGCGTCGGAGGCGCCGTCGGCGCGGAGCCGGTGGCCGACGATCGCACGCTCGAGATCGATCCGGCGGCCGGAGGGGGCCCCGAGCAGCTCGCCGACGATCGTGTCGACATCGGGCTGCGCATCAGCAACGGCGCGGAGAGCGTCGATCTCTCGGGCGACGACGGCGCGGTGATGCTCACCGAGCGCGCGCGGGGCGAGCTCGCAGGTCGTTTCGAGGGGAGCTTCGGCGACCCCGAGGACCGCGCCGAGGGCTGCTTCCACGTGCTCGGCCTCGACGTGCGGATCGTGCGATGAAGAGAGTCTCGTTCTGTGTCGTCGTGCTCGCGCTTTCCGGAAGCGTCGGAGTCGCGCACGCACAGCCCGGCACCTCGAGTGACGAGATGGGCGTCGACGACTACGCCGAATTGTCGCTCGAAGAGCTGCTCGGCGACGTCGTCTCGGCGTCGCAGCGTCGAGAGAGCCTGTTCCGCGCGCCCGCGAACGTGACGGTGATCGAGCCCGACGACATCCGCGCATCGGGCGCGCGCAGCGTGCCCGAGCTGCTGCGCAGCGTGCCCGGCGTGCAGGTGATCGCGACCGCGCCCGGCAATTACCTCGTGTCGATGCGCGGCATGGGCGGCCTCACCGGCAACAACCTCGTCGTGCTCCTCGACGGAGTGCAGCTCAACAGCCCGGTCGACGGAGAGGTCGACTGGTCGACGCTGCCGGTGAGCATCGACGACATCGCGCGCATCGAGGTGGTGCGCGGCCCGGTGAGCCCGATCTACGGCGCGAACGCGTACACCGGCATGATCCGGATCGACACGAACGCGCTGCCCGAGGCCGAAGAGGCGCGGGGCGGCGCGCGCGTCGTGGGCGGCATCGACTCCGCGGTGCAGCCCGCGGGCGAGGTCTCGACGTGGTTCCGCGGCCGTCGCGGTCCGGTGTCGGCGAGCGTGCAGGCGCACGCGACGCTCGACGATCACTTCCGCACCGGCGAGACCGTCGATCAGCCCGGGCTGCGCGCGCTCGGGCTCGGTGGGCGCATCGGCATCGCGCTCGACGAGCGCATCGATCTCACGCTCGACACCGGCGCCGCGATGAGCGAGCGCAGCGCGCTCGACTACCTCGTGCTCGAGCCGGAGCCGCAGCTCTCGGCGCGCGGCTACGGCCGCCTCGCGCTGACGATGCGCGAGCTCGCGCCCGAGGTGCCGAGGCTGAGCTTCTGGACGCGCGGGCGATGGTCGATCCGGCGCGCCGATCAGGAGCAGTACTCCGGCTTCAGCTACGACGACACGACCTCGCTCGACGGACAGATCGGCACCGATCTCGAGCTCGCCCTGCCCTACGAGATCGACGTGCTGGTGGGCGCCGACGCGGGCGGCACCTACGTCGATGCGCCCTTCGTCCATCCCGACGAGAACGGCGTGCTGCGCGGGAGCGTCGGTGTCTACGTCAACGCCGACGTCGACATCGCGGAGATGTTCAACATCGGCGCGGCAGTCCGCACCGACGTCTCGCCCTTCGCCGACGGGCCGCAGGTGTCGGTGCGCGCGTCGGCGATGTATTTCCAGCCGAATTTCTCGATTCGCATCATCGGCGCGAGCGCGTATCGAAATCCCACCTACGTCGAGGTGGCCAGTCGGTTCCGCGATCCGAATACCGACATCATCCTGCTCGAGGGCACCGCCGGTCTCGCGCTGCCGCGCGTCGACTCGCTCGAGGCGATCCTCGCGGCGGGCTTCGACGGGCGCTTCTCGCTGCGCGCGAGCGCGTACGTCGCACGCGCGATGGATCTCGTCGTCGGCGACTTCACGCCGCTCACCCGCAAGACGTTCCGCACCGACGACGACACGACCGTGTTCGCCGGCGGCGAGGTCGAGCTCGACTGGACGATCACCGACGACGTCACGCTGCGTCTCGGCGGCGCGGGCGTGGGCTTCCTGACGACCCCCGACGATCCCGCGGTCACGGTCGGTGTCGCGGAGCACAACTCGCTGATCACCGCGACGGCCGAGGTGCGCGGTCGCGTGTCCGAGGCGCGCCTCGATCTCTCGGCGGGCGCGACGTTCTTCTCGGAGCGCCAGTACAACGTGCGCGTCGGCCTTCCCCCGCAGCTCGTGCGCATCGACGTGCCGCACGGCGCGCGCCTCCACGGCACCGCGTCGTGGCGCCCGGTGCAGGAGATCCCGCTCGATCTGCGGCTGATCACGGTCGTGCACCTGCCGCACGAGCTGGTGGAGTCGCCGCTGCCCTCGGCCGGACGCCTCGGCAGCCGCGTGCTCCTCGGGGTCGACATCCAGACCAATTGAGCCCTCTGCGCGCGCTACCCTCGCGCGCATGCCGGAGCTTCCCGAGGTCGAGCACGCGCGTCGTCAATTCCTCGCCGTGCTCGGAGAGCACGAGACGATCCTCGACGCGCGCGCGTCGGATCCCATCGTCGTCCCGATGTCGCACGACGCGTGGCGCCACGCGCTGGTCGGGCGCCGCATCGAAGGTGCGTCGCGCATCGGGAAGAACTTGCTCGTCACGTTGAGCGGCGATCACGCGATGTGGTTCCACCTCGGCATGACCGGACGCCTCGTGCGGCAGGGCGCGAAGGACGAGAAGATCGACGAGAAGACCGGACTGCCGCGCTTCACCAAGTGGTGGATCAAGACGAAGCGCGCGACGCTCTGCCTCGCCGATGCGCGCCGGCTCGGGCGCAGCCTCGCAGGATCACGCGACGAGGTGATGCGCGGGAGCAAGCTCGACGAGCTCGGCCCCGACGCGCTCTCGATCGACTCCGCCGATGCGCTGCACGCGCGGCTCGAGCGCGCGAAGGGACCGATCAAAGCAGCGCTGATGGATCAGTCGCGCATCGCGGGGCTCGGGAACATCCAGGCGATCGAGACGCTGTGGCGCGCGAAGATCCATCCCGAGACGCCGGTGCCCGCGCTGAAGAGCGATGCGTGGAAGTCGCTCTACGACGCGATGCACGAGTCTCTCGATGCCGGGCTCGCGTCGATGCGCGACACCGACGAGGTCGTGTACGTCGAAGCGGGCGGGCCCAATCCGTTCCTCGTCTACGACCGCGAGAGCGAGCCCTGTCCGCGCTGCGGCACGAAGCTGGTGCGCGAAGTGACGCGCGGCCGCTCGAGCTATCTGTGCCCGAAGTGCCAGAAGAAACCTCGCGCGAAGTGACGTCTTCCGAGTGACGCTGTCGCGATAATCGACCTTCGGTCGACGAACCTCGCGCGCGATGACTCGACTTCGCGACTCGCGCACGTCCCAAAGCGCGACTTACGTACGTACCACGCAATAAGGTGCATGATCTAGATCATGTCGCCTTTTAGCTCGTCGGAAAAACCCCGGAAACGAGCGCTGGCCATGATGGCCGCGCACTTCACGAACGACTGCGCGTGGAGGGTCGCTCGACGCCGACTCGGCGTCGGGTGTGTCTCTTCTTCTTCCGACGAGGGGGACTTCGCTCATGTCCGATTCGCGTTCCGGCGGCGCCGACGAGGCGCAGCGCCGAAGGTCTCGTCGTGCCTCGCGCAAGCTCGCCGACCGTGCGTTGCGCCGTCGCGAGTTCCTCAAAGTCGCGGCGACTGCCGCGTCGACGCTGGCGATCGGTGGCAGTGCGCTCGGCTGTTCCGAGGGCGAGCCCGAGGCGCGGACGCCCGCGACGCCGCCCAGCGGTGCGCCCGCGGCCGGAGGCTCCAGCGCGCCGGAGGTCAGCGCGATTCGCTTCGGCATGATCGCGCTCACCGACTGCTCGCCGATCGTGATCGCGCACGAGCGCGGCATCTTCCGGCGCTACGGAATCGAGTCGAGCGTGGTGAAGGGTGCCAGTTGGGCGGCCATCCGCGACTCGCTCACCAACGGCGACATCCAGGCGACTCACATGCTCCTCGGGATGCCTCTCGCATCGACGATGGGCATCGGCGGGTCGCCGCAGGTCCCGATGGTCGTGCCGTGGCTGCTCAACCGGAACGGACAGGCGATCACGCTCGCCAACACGTTCCGCGGCCGAGTCCGCGCGGACGCATCGGCGCTCAAGCCGCTCGTCGACGAGGCGAAGGCGGCGGGCAATCCGATGACGTTCGCGATGACGTTCCCGCCCGGAACGCACGCGATGTGGATGCGCTATTTCCTCGCGTCGGGCGGCATCCATCCCGATCGCGACGTCGCGCTCGTCACCGTGCCTCCCGCGCAGATGGTCGCGAACATGCGCATCGGGCGCATGCACGGCTTCTGCGTGGGCGAGCCCTGGAACGCGCGGAGCATCGCCGATCAGATCGGCTACACCGCGATGACGACCCAGGAGATGTGGCGCGATCACCCCGAGAAGGTGCTCGCGTTCCGCGAGGACTTCGCCGAGCAGAACCCGCGCACGGTGAAGGCGATCCTGAAGGCGATCCACGAAGCGAGCGTGTGGCTGGACGACCTCTCGAATCGTCCCGAACAGGCCCGCATCGTCTCGCAGACCACGTACATCAACTGCGCGCCGGAGCTCATCCTCGGTCGCCTCCAGGGCCACTACGACTATGGCGATGGGCGCACGCTCGAAGATCCGAACTACATGATCTTCAGCCAGCGCGGCTGCAATGCGCCGCAGGCAAAATATGCGCACTGGTTCCTGAGCCAATTCCGGCGCTGGGGGCTCGTCCAGGGCCGCCCCGACTACGAAGGTGTCGCGCGCCGCGTGATGCGGATGGACCTCTACGCCGAGGCGATGCGCGAGCTCGGCGTCGCGGTGCCCGAGCCCGACGTGCGCCCCGAGACGTTCTTCGACGGAAAGACCTTCGATCCCGCCGATCCCGAGGGATACGCGACCTCGTTCCCGATTCACGCGCTCGCTGGCTGATTCCAACGCTCGACAGAGGAGGCCCTGATGGAGCTCGTCCGCAAGGTGATGAGTCGCGACCGACTCGAGTCGTTGTTCCTTCCGGTGGTCGGCGTCTTCGTGGTGCTCGGTCTCTGGGGGCTGATCAGCACGTTCGTCACGGACCTGCTGCCCAGTCCGCTCGAGACCTGGGAGGCGAGCCGGCTGTACGTGCTCGAGCCGTTCGCCAAGCGCGGCGAGCTCGATCAGGGAATCCTGCGCTTCGCGTGGTACTCGCTGATCCGAGTCGGAAAGGGATATCTGCTCGGGCTCGTCTTCGCGGTGCCGCTCGGTCTTCTGCTCGGGCTCTCGCGCACCGCACAGAAGGCGTTCGATCCGGTGGTGCAGGTGCTGCGGCCGGTCTCGCCGCTCGCGTGGCTGCCGCTCGGGCTCGTGCTCTTCCAGCAGCCGGAGCCGGCGGGCACGTTCGCGATCGCGATGTGCTCGATGTGGCCGACCGTGATGAACACCGCGTTCGGCATCCGCTCGATCCCGCAGGACTACCTCAACGTCGCGCGGGTGCTGAAGCTCTCGCGCACCAAGACGCTCTTCAAGATCCTCCTGCCCGCGGCGCTCCCCGCGATGTTCACGGGATTCCGACTCTCGCTCGGCATCGCGTGGCTCGTGATCGTCGCGAGCGAGATGCTCACCGGTCAGCCCGGCATCGGTGGGTTCCTCTGGCAGGAGTACAACTCGCTCGTCTACGAGCACCTCATCCTGTGCATCGTGACGATCGGTCTCGTCGGCTTCCTCCTCGACCGGCTGATGGCCGCGATCGAGCTGCGCGTGAAGGCGGCCTGACATGGCGAGCGAATCGACCGGACCGCTCGTCGAGCTGAAGGGCGTCTCGAAGGGATTCGCGAGCAGCAGCTCGCGCGTCGAGGTCCTGCACGGGATCGACCTCACGATCGAGCGCGGTGAGCTCGTCGCGATCGTCGGTTATTCGGGCGCGGGGAAGACCACGCTGGTCTCGCTGATCGCGGGATTGCTGATGCCCGACACCGGCACCGTGCGATTCGCGGGCGCGCCGGTCACCGGGCCGGGCACCGATCGCGGCGTGGTGTTCCAGAGCTATTCGCTGCTGCCCTGGCTCAGCGTGCACGAGAACGTGCTGCTCGCGGTCGAGGCGGCGTTCCCCTCGTGGGATCGCGCCAAGCACGCGCAGCACGCCGATCGTTACGTCGCGATGGTCGGCCTCGCGCCGGCGCGCGACAAGACGCCGGGGCAGCTCTCGGGCGGCATGCGCCAGCGTGTCGCCGTCGCGCGCGCGCTCGCGATGGAGCCCGAGCTGTTGCTCCTCGACGAGCCGCTCTCGGCCCTCGACGCGCTCACGCGCGGCAAGCTGCAGGGCGAGCTCGAGCGCATCTGCGTGCGCAGCGGAAAGACGATCCTGCTGATCACGAACGACATCGACGAGGCGCTGCTGCTCGCCGATCGCATCGTGCCGCTCGGCGCGGGACCGCGCGCGACGCTCGGCCCCTCGTTCCGCGTGGACCTGCCGCGCCCGCGCGACAAGCGCGCGCTGCAGCACGATCACACCTACAAGGAGACGCGCGCTGCGATCGGCGAGTACTTGCTCGCGAGCTCGCCGCGCGCGAAGCGCCGCGCCGATGGCGAGAAGGCGGAGGTCGCACGATGAGCGCGCGTCACCTGGTGCTCTCGGGGATCGCGAAGAGCTTCGACGGCCCCTCGGGGCGTCAGCTCGTGGTCGACGGATTCGAGCTCGAGGTCGAGGCGCGCGAGTTCGTCGCGCTGATCGGTCACTCGGGATGCGGCAAGTCGACCGTGCTCTCGATGGTCGCCGGGCTCGCGACGCCCGACACCGGATCGATCGTCCTCGGCGGGCGCGCGGTGAAGGAGCCGGGCCCCGATCGCGGCATGGTCTTCCAGTCCGCGTGCCTGCTGCCGTGGATGACCGCGCTGCAGAACGTGCTGCTCGCGGTCGAGCAGGTGATGCCGAGCGCGACGCGCGCGCAGCAGCGCGCCTCCGCGATGCATCACCTCGAGCTCGTCGGCCTCGACGACGCCGCGGATCGCAGGCCCGCCGAGCTCTCGATGGGCATGCGCCAGCGCGTCGGCCTCGCGCGCGCGTTCGCGTGCAAGCCCGACGTGCTGCTGCTCGACGAGCCGTTCGGCATGCTCGACTCGATCACGCGCATGGAGCTGCAGGACGTGCTGCTCTCGCTGTGGAGCGAGCACCGCATCACCGCGCTGATGGTCACCCACGACGTCGACGAGGCGCTCTTGCTCTCGGATCGTGTGGTGATGATGACGTCGGGCCCGCGCGCGCACGTGGGCGAGATCCTCGATGTCGCGCTCGAGCGACCGCGCGATCGACGCCTGCTCGTCGAGGACGCTCGGTTCGACGCGATGCGCGATCGCGTGATCGGCTTCCTCGAAGAGCGCGCCGGTCGTCACGTCGCGCCCGCCGAGGAAGCGAGCGACGAGCTGGAGCACGAGGACGACGCCGAGTCGCTCTCGCTCGGCGAGACGTCGGCGAAAGCCGAAGCGACGATCAGCAGCAGCGCGCCCTAGCGCTGGCGCTCGGAAGATCCCGAACGACGCCGAGCCGACGACGCACACGCGTCGCGCGGAGAGGCTCGTTCACGCCTTGGATTCCAACTGCGCGCATCGGCGATCTCGAGGCGGTGCGCGCCGAGACGAGCGAGACCTCGCGGCCTCGCACGGGGGTAGTCATGCGTCTTGTCCAACGTTCGAAACACGCACCTTCGCTCGCGGCGATCGCAGCCATCGGCATCACGCTCGGGCACACCGAGATCGCGCTCGCGCAGACCGGCGCGCCCGCAGAGCCGGCGCCGATCGAAGGGGCGATCACGCCGACGTCGGATCCGGAGGTCGTGCCCGCGCCCGAGACCGAGGTGGATCCGGCGGAGACCGCGCCCGCGCCGGAGGTGGAGAGCGCTCCGCTCGAGGCTGCTCCCGCCGCGAGCGCGGAGCCGATCATGCCCGCGGCAGGGCCGGCCGCCGCGCCGGTCGCGACCACGCCGCCCCCGGTGCCGTGGGGCTTCGAGCTCGCGGGGATCCAGTGGCGTCCTTCGCTCGAGGTGCGCGCGCGCGGCGAGCTCCGCACCGGCGGATACGTGGGCGAGGCCGATCAGGGCATCGTCACGCTCCGCTCGCGCATCGGCATGGACGCGCGCTGGGAGCTGCTGCGCGCGTTCGTGCAGGTGCAGGACGCGCGCGACTTCGGCGTCACGCCGGGCACGCAGAGCGGTGGCTCGACTGGCATCCATCAGGGCTTCTTCGAGATCGGAGACGGGAACAGCTACGCACGCGCCGGTCGTCAGGAGATCGACTACGGCAGTGGTCGACTGATCGGCTCGCTCAACTGGGCCTCTGCCGCGCGCAGCTTCGACGCGCTGCGGGTGCACACGCAGCAGGGTGAATTCTCGCTCGACGGATTCGGCGCGGTGGTGCGCACGCCGCGCACGCTGAATTGGCCCGACGGAACGCCGCGCTCGAGCGAGGGTGACTATGCCGGCGGCATCGCCGCGGAGTGGTCACCCGGAGACGCGCTGCGTCTCGGCGGATATGCACTCTATCGCCACGACGGCCCGACCGAGGCTGCTCCGGGCACCGACATGATGATGGCGGGACAGTGGCTCGATCGGCATCGCGACATCGGCGCATTCTCGCTGCGTGCCAGTGGCAACATCGAGCGTCGATTCCGCTACGAGGTCGAGCTGGTGCTCGAAGCGGGTCAGGTCGCGGGCGACGACTTCCTCGCTGCAGGCGCGATCGCCGAGGGCCACTACAAGTTCGACGCCCCGTGGAGCCCGGAGATCGGAATCGGCGGGACGTTCGGCACCGGTGAGAGCGCCGATGGGACGTGGAACGAATTCGACAACTTCTTCCCGACCAATCACCTCATCTACGGCCTTCTCGATGTCTTCGGGCTGCGGAACCAGACGCACGGATTCGCGCGCTTCGGACTGACTCCCATCGATCGCCAGCTGAGCGTCTGGACCGCGGGTCGCGTGTATCGCTTCGTCGAGCCGGGCGCGCGATGGACCAACGCGGGCGGCGCGGTCGTCGGTCGCAATCCGATGAACACCGACGAATTCGCGGGCGTGGAGGTCGACGTCGAGGCGCGCTGGACGCCGATCGATCACCTCGCGATCTGGGGCGGCTACGGCGCGTTCATCCCGGGGGGCGGCGCCGCGAACCTCGGTCACCCCGACCCGATGCACTGGGGCTACCTGATGGTGGGCGTTCTCGTGCCGTAGGCACACATCGTCGACGCCGCGGCACGTCGTCCGGCGCACGGGAGTACAATCGTGCGCCGTGACGACTCGCATCCTCACGCTCCGCACGACCGACTCCGCGCCGGTCGACGCCACGATCGACGAGCTGCCCGCGCTGCTCGCGGACCCGACGACGCTCGTGTGGGTCGACATGCTCGACTGCGGCGACAAGGACCGCCGCATCCTCGAGGACATCTTCAAGTTCCACCCGATGGTCGTCGAGGACATGCTCGCCGACGCACCGACCCCGAAGCTCGAGCGCTTCGACGGATACCTCTACATCGTCTTCCACGCGCTCCTGCCCGGTTGGGAGAAGTCGCAGGAGCTGCCGATCGGCGATCTCGACGTGATGCTCGGGAGGAACTTCCTCCTGACGAGCCACAGCAAGATGATCGCGTCGGTCGAGAACGCGTGGACGCAGGTCCGCAAGAAGCCCGAGCTGATGCGCAAGGGCATGGCGTACGTCGCGTACCTGATCGCCGACGTGCTGAGCGAGCGATATCTGCCGCTGATGGAGAAGCTCGATCACGAGATCGACGCGCTCGAGACGTCGATCATGAAGGACCCGGGGCCGCATCTGCTGCAGCAGATCATGGACCTGAAGCACAAGCTGCAGCGGCTGCGCCGCGTCGGGCTCCACCAGCGCGAGGTGCTCAATCGCCTGTCGCGCGGCGATCGCGAGATGGAGATCATCCCCGAGGAAGTGCGGCCCTTCTTCCGCGACGCCTACGACAACTTCGTCCGCGTGGTGGACCTCAACGACAGCTTCCGCGACATCGTGAGCGCGTCGATGGAGGTCTATCTGAGCATGCAGGGGCACAAGCTGAACGAGATCATGAAGGTGCTGACCTTGATCTCGACGATCATGCTGCCCCTGACGTTCATCGCCGGCGTGTACGGGATGAACTTCGAGAACATGCCGGAGCTGCACATGCGCTGGGGGTATTACGGCGCTTGGGCTGCGATGATGGCGACGGCCGTGGGGTTCTTCACGTACTTCAAGAGGAAGAAGTGGCTGTGATGATCGGGTGAGGCTTCGGCGAGGGGGCGTGGGGTGGGGCTCCGGCGCCCTGGTACTCGCGGCTGCTGCTCGGGACTCGGCTCTGCTCGCTCGCACGTCAGTCTCGCGGGACGTATCGCGCAGACGATTCGCCTACCTGGACGTGCGCTGATAGCCGGTTCGGCTATCGAGCGGCCCTGGGTAGACGAATCGGCTATCGCGGGTGAACGGCGGTCCCGGAGACGTCGGCGCCGATCGCGTCTTGCACTCTCGTGAAGCCGTCGCGCTTCGCGAGGGTGGTGAGGTCGCGCGCGATGCGGCTCGGGAGGGTGGGGCCGCCGTAGATGAAGCCGGTGTAGAGCTGGACCAGCGTCGCGCCGGCGCGGATGCGCTGCCATGCCTGCTCTGCGGTCTCGATGCCGCCGACCGAGATGAGGACCAGGCGGTCGCCGACCCGGGCGCGAAGACGACGGAGCACGGCGAGCGAGCGATCGTGGAGCGGGGCGCCGCTGAGGCCGCCGGCGCCGATCTGCTTCACGACCTCGTCGGGGGTGCGGAGGCCGTCGCGGCGGATCGTGGTGTTCGTCGCGACGATGCCTGCGAGGCCCAGCTCGATCGCGAGATCGGCGACTGCGTCGACGTCGTCGTCGGACAGATCGGGGGCGATCTTCACGAGCAGCGCGGGGCGGCGCTCGGTGCAGGTGCGCTCGATCGTGCGCTGCACCGCGGCGAGCAGCGGGCGCAGCTTCTCGACGGCCTGGAGATCACGCAGGCCCGGCGTGTTCGGCGAGCTGACGTTGACGACGACGTAGTCGGCGAGCGGGGCGAGGCGCGCGGTGGACGCTTCGTAGTCGGCGATCGCGGCGTCCTCGGTGACGATCTTCGTCTTGCCGACGTTCA is a window encoding:
- a CDS encoding quinone-dependent dihydroorotate dehydrogenase, with the protein product MLYRWFLRPLLFLLPAETAHHLAFGALRLACAIPGVTALLRALFRPRDPALRVDALGLTFDAPVGLAAGFDKNAEGHDALLAIGFGFVEIGTVTAQAQPGNPKPRMFRLSADRGLINRLGFNNRGAEDAQRRLAKRDRTRGIVGVNVGKTKIVTEDAAIADYEASTARLAPLADYVVVNVSSPNTPGLRDLQAVEKLRPLLAAVQRTIERTCTERRPALLVKIAPDLSDDDVDAVADLAIELGLAGIVATNTTIRRDGLRTPDEVVKQIGAGGLSGAPLHDRSLAVLRRLRARVGDRLVLISVGGIETAEQAWQRIRAGATLVQLYTGFIYGGPTLPSRIARDLTTLAKRDGFTRVQDAIGADVSGTAVHPR